A section of the Solitalea canadensis DSM 3403 genome encodes:
- a CDS encoding YkgJ family cysteine cluster protein, with protein sequence MIDLNQLKGEAQKRKKENKKYFERLKNKKSREVDLAFAEQHEIVFAKTDCLTCANCCRGTGPLFTQRDIERLASRLKLKPGDFVERYLRIDEDNDYVLRSVPCPFLGDDNYCSVYEDRPKACREYPHTDHSPMLQILDITLKNTTICPAVYEIVERMKKYFPA encoded by the coding sequence ATGATAGATTTAAATCAGCTCAAAGGTGAGGCGCAAAAGCGGAAAAAAGAGAATAAAAAATACTTCGAACGATTAAAGAATAAAAAATCGAGAGAGGTTGACCTTGCTTTCGCAGAACAACATGAAATTGTTTTTGCAAAAACTGATTGTCTTACTTGTGCCAACTGTTGCAGAGGAACCGGTCCCTTATTTACACAGCGAGATATTGAAAGACTGGCTTCCAGATTAAAGCTGAAACCAGGTGATTTTGTTGAGCGATATTTACGAATTGATGAGGATAATGATTATGTACTTAGATCGGTACCTTGTCCTTTTTTAGGTGATGATAATTATTGTTCAGTATATGAAGATCGTCCCAAAGCCTGCAGAGAATACCCCCATACTGACCATTCGCCAATGTTACAAATATTGGATATCACGCTAAAAAATACAACCATTTGTCCCGCTGTTTACGAGATAGTTGAGCGAATGAAAAAATACTTCCCAGCTTAG
- a CDS encoding ROK family protein, which yields MNKKFAIGVDIGGSHITSAIIDLESKNIFQSSHSRMRVNAHGTSENIIDVWTESIQTSIDHIGKDHIIGVGIAMPGPFDYDLGVSFIKGQNKYDELYGLNVKNMLAASLEISTDRIRFMNDAACFLKGEAFCGAAEGAKSAIGFTLGTGLGSAYYFNEKAEDAQLWCSRFRDNIAEDYISARWFVRRYQELSGREIVDVKALADLVDTDGTAFMVFSEFGETLSEFMMPILMDKKPEYVVIGGNIANGWNLFINKLQDDVHQQLPDIKIVKAQLSEEAALIGAASLFL from the coding sequence ATGAATAAAAAATTTGCTATTGGTGTAGATATTGGCGGGTCACATATTACTTCTGCAATCATTGATCTTGAAAGTAAAAACATTTTTCAATCAAGTCATAGTCGAATGCGCGTAAATGCGCATGGAACTTCCGAAAATATTATTGACGTTTGGACGGAAAGCATTCAAACCTCCATTGATCATATCGGAAAGGATCATATAATTGGAGTCGGTATTGCTATGCCAGGACCGTTCGATTATGACTTGGGAGTTTCCTTTATAAAAGGTCAGAACAAATACGACGAATTGTATGGTTTAAATGTTAAAAACATGCTTGCTGCATCTCTTGAAATCTCAACCGACAGGATCAGATTTATGAATGATGCAGCTTGTTTCCTTAAAGGTGAGGCATTTTGTGGTGCTGCTGAAGGAGCAAAAAGTGCTATTGGTTTTACATTAGGAACAGGATTGGGCTCCGCCTATTATTTTAATGAAAAAGCTGAAGATGCTCAACTATGGTGCAGCAGATTCAGAGATAATATTGCAGAGGATTATATTTCTGCCCGCTGGTTTGTTAGGCGATACCAGGAATTATCAGGTAGAGAGATCGTTGATGTTAAAGCATTAGCCGATCTGGTAGACACAGATGGTACGGCATTTATGGTTTTTAGTGAATTCGGCGAAACATTAAGCGAGTTCATGATGCCCATTTTAATGGATAAAAAACCTGAATATGTTGTAATCGGAGGAAACATCGCAAATGGATGGAATCTTTTCATCAATAAATTACAAGATGATGTTCACCAGCAACTTCCAGACATTAAAATTGTGAAAGCTCAACTATCTGAAGAAGCCGCTTTAATTGGAGCTGCCTCTTTGTTTTTATAG